GTTCCGGACGCACTTTGCTGTCCGTCAGCAATATGCATACCGGTGGTGTCGGGCCGGTCGATTTTGAGATGTCGCAGGGCGAGGTCGTCGGAATTGTCGGATTGCGCGGGGCAGGTCATGAAGCCGTTGGCCGCGCCTTGTTCGGCGAAGGCGGATATGAAGGCACCATTCTCCTGGAGGACAGCGAACCGGATCTGTCCTCACCGCGCGCGGCGATGAAGTCCGGCATCGGACTTGTGGCGCGCGACAGGGTTGTCGAATCGATCGCGCCGACATTGTCGATTTGCGAAAACGCTTATCTCAATCCCGAGGCAACGGGCCGGGCGCCACTCTCCTTCAAGACCACTGCGTCGGAGGAAGAGGCTGCCCAGAAAATGGGCGCGGAGCTGGGCCTTTCGCCGAACGATCCGACGCTGGCCATCGAAGCTCTTTCCGGCGGCAATCAGCAAAAAGTGATTGTAGGCCGCTGGCTGGCGACCAAGCGGAAACTGCTGATTGCAGAAGATCCGACCGCCGGCGTCGACGTTGGCGCCAAGGCGGAAATCTACGCGCTTCTATTTGAAGCCCTGTCGCGCGGGATGGGTGTCCTCGTTGTATCGACGGATTTCGAGGAAGTGGCCAATATCTGCCATCGCGCGATCGTATTCAGCCGTGGCAGCGTGGTCGATGAGCTCGAAGGCGTGGGCCTGTCGACCGAAACGCTGATCCAGGCTGCCTCTGCGGGCGAAGCACAAGTCATCAAGCACAAAGAAGACAGTCATGCAGTCCATTGAATCCAATGCTCTTGAGCCGACAAAAGCAGAGCTCCGCGACCTGACGCTGGCTCAGAAGCTTATTCGTCTTGCCCCGACCTATGGTCTGGTGATCCTGACTGTCTTTCTCCTTGTACTCTTCTCGATCCTGCTTCCGAATACGTTCCCGACCCTGCTCAACCTGCGTGCGATTATCTCTGACAAGGCGATCATCGCGATCCTGAGCCTTGCCGCGATGATACCCATGGCGGCCGGACGCATCGATCTGACGGTCGGCTACGGCATCGTGCTTTGGCACATACTCGCCATATCGCTGCAGACGCTTTACGGCATTCCCTGGCCCGTCGCGGTGGTGATTGTCCTCCTGCTCGGTTGTTTTGTCGGATTTTTGAACGGTTTGCTGGTCGAGATCGCCAAGATCGATGCGTTCATTGCAACGCTCGGAACCGGTACCGTGCTTTACGCCCTGGCTCTTGCCCATACCGGAGGGCGCCAGATGGTGGGCGTTTTACCGGACGGGTTTTACGCGATCAACGGAACCTTTGTTTTCGGTCTGCCGATAACCGGGTTTTACGTCATGGCCATCGTCGTGGCGCTGTGGCTGGTGCTCGAGTACACGCCGATCGGCAGATATCTTTATGCCATCGGAGCCAATCCGCGCGCCGCCGAACTCAACGGCATTCCGACACGTAAATATGTCATCGGCGCCTTTGTCACATCGGGTGTGATGACCGCGCTTGCCGGTGTTCTGCTGGCGTCAAAACTGCGTATCGGCCAGGCCAGCGTCGGCCTTGAATTCTTGCTGCCGGCGCTTGTCGGTGCCTTTCTCGGTTCGACGACCATCAAACCGGGCCGTGTGAATGTCTGGGGCACCATGGTCGGGGTTGCGATTCTGGCCATCGGAATTTCCGGCATCCAGCAATTTGGCGGCTCGTTCTGGGTCGAACCCATGTTCAACGGCGTTACGCTGCTCGTTGCAATCGGCATTGCCGGCTATGCGCAACGTCGCAAAGGCGCCGCGAAGAAATGAATGCTTATCAGCACTTAGGGAGGAATTCATGCTGAAAAGAACCTTTTTGAAAGCCGCTTTTGCGGGAACAATGCTGACCGGGCTTGGCCTGACAATCGCCTTTGCTGAAATGGCATTCGACGGCCCAAGCGCCGGACCAAAGGCGGCGGAGGGTAAAACCATTGTGGTGCTTGCGGCCGACCTGAAAAACGGCGGCATCCTTGGCGTGACCAATGGTGTCGAGGAAGCGGCCGAGAAGATCGGCTGGACCGTTCGCGTGCTTGATGGCGGCGGGTCTGTTCAGGGCCGCACGGCCGCTTTCGGTCAGGCCATCGCTCTTCAGCCGGACGGCATCGTTATCAATGGTTTTGACGCTGTCGAACAGCAGGCGGCTCTTGATCAGGTGGCCGCCGCAAAAATCCCGATGGTGTCCTGGCATTCCGGTCCGAAGATCGGCTGTGACGCCCCTGGCGGTATTTTTGCAAATGTCTCCACCGATGCGATGACGGTTTCGGAAGAGGCGGCCAAGTGGGCCGTTGGCGATGCGGGCGGCAAGCCGGGTGTCGTCATCTTTACCGACTCCACCTACCAGATCGCCATCGACAAGGCCGACCGCATCAAGGAAACCATCGAGGAGATGGGCGGCACGGTGCTTGAATATGTCGATACGCCGATCGCCGACACGTCGAACCGTATGGGCCCGCTGACGACCAACCTGCTGCAGAAATATGGTGACCAGTGGACGCACGCCCTTGCGATCAATGATATCTATTTCGATTTCATGGGCCCGGCTCTTGCCGCCGCCGGCATCAAGGGTGACGGCTCGCCAAAGGCAGTCGCCGCCGGCGATGGATCGGAATCAGCCTTTCAGCGCATCGCGACCGGGCAATATCAGTCCATCACCGTTGCCGAGCCGCTGAACCTGCAGGGATGGCAACTGGTTGATGAGCTGAACCGCGCTGTTCAGGGCGAGGCCTGTTCGGGCTATGTCACGGCGCCGGCGGTGGTGAATATGGAAGGGGCGAAGGCGATGGGCGACAGCCCCATCTTCGATCCGGACAATGGCTACCGTGCAGCCTACGGAAAAATCTGGGGCAAGTAACACTCCCCATGGCGTCACGCCCTCGGGGGCGTGACGCCATAGGTGCCCAAAAGGCTATTGTATTTGAAGTTTTGCACTCTGCCCGACCCGGTGACGGTCGGGCCGGACGGGCGGATATTTGTTGATGAAAGGGAGGCCTGCAATGCAAAGACCTCTTGTTGAAATGCGAGGCATAACCAAGCGGTTCGGCGGCGTGACGGCCTTGTCGAATGTCGATCTTGATGCCTATGCCGGCGAGGTTCTGGCTATTGTCGGCGACAATGGTGCAGGCAAATCCACACTGATCAAGATCCTGACCGGTGTTTATCAGCCGAGTTCGGGAACGATCAGCCTTGACGGCAAGCAGATGGTTTTCTCGAGCCATGCCGAGGCGATCGAGCAGGGGATTGATGCGGTTTACCAGACCTTGGCGCTGGCGGACCATCTGAGCCCGCCCGCCAACATGTTTCTCGGCAATGAGCTGACGACCCAGTTTCTCGGGCTGACGGTTCTGGATAACAAGCGGATGAAATCGGAAACTGAACGTGTGCTGATGGAGCGGCTCGGTGTGCGGCTGAAATCGCTGAGTGTTCCGACCGAAAGCCTCTCGGGCGGTCAGCGTCAGGCGCTCGCCATCGCCCGTGCGGTTTATCACGAAGGCCTGCGTGTCCTTGTCATGGATGAGCCGACGGCCGCGCTTGGTCCGCAGGAAACCGCCAGAACGCTGAAGCTGATCGAAACGCTGAAGGCCCAGGGCCTTGCCGTCATTTTGATCAGCCACTCGCTTGACGATGTATTCCAGGTATCCGACCGCATCCATGTTCAGCGGCGCGGGCAATGCGTGGGTGTCGTCAAGACCGCGGAAAGCAGCAATCAGGATGTGCTTGGCCTGATTGTGGGCGCAGAGGAGGCGGCCTGATGCCTACGATCGAAGCTCAAAAATCATTCGGCGACCGGCTGGAGCCCTATGTCGCGATCATCGGCCCCATGGTGATGATCCTTGCCATTTTGCTCTTCATGGGCGTTGCCGAGCCGGCGCGTTATTTCCGCTTCAGTAATCTCAATCTGATCCTTCTGGATGCGGCGCTCTATATGCCCATGGCGATGGCAATGACATTTGTCATCACCCAAAGGGGCATTGATCTTTCGATTGGCTCGATTGCTGCGCTGTCGGCCATCATTATGGCCTTTCTGATCAAGCAGTTCGGCTTTTCCGTCTACATTGCGGTTCCGATCGCGATTGCGCTGGGTGCGTTGATGGGGCTGATCAACGGTCTTGTGATCACCCGCTTTAATGTGCCTGATCTTATCGGTACTTTGGCGATGGATCTTGTTTATCGCGGGTTTGCGCTGGTGCTTGCAAAGGGCCTTGTTCTGGCGCGGTTCCCGGAATTCCTGACGGAGATCGGCCGGGGGCAGATCCCGGGTTTTGTGCCGATACCGGTGCTGATCGGCATTGCCACCATGATCGGCGGATATCTCTTGCTGACAAGAACCTATTTCGGCCGCTACACCATTGCCATCGGCTCCAATCCGGAAGCCGCGCAACTGACCGGCATCTCTGTCAACCGCCACAAGGTCTATGCCTATGTGCTTTGCGGCGCCAGTGCGGCACTGGCCGGTGTGATGCTGACAGGCAAGCTGAATGCCATCCAGGCGACTTCGGCGCCGTATTTCAATCTTCACGTTATTGCGGCTGTTGTTGTCGGCGGCACGTCGTTGTTTGGCGGCCGTGCGTCGATGCTCGGCTCCTTTGCGGGCGTGCTGCTCCTTTCGATGATGATCAACGCGCTTGTCACCTTGAGGATCGAGTTCTTCTGGCAGTCCGTGGCATCCGGTGTCGTCATTGTCAGTTCCGTCGCGCTCTATGCGTGGATGCAAAAGAAAGATCGCGATGGAACAGGCGGCTGGCTGGCGGGCCTTTTCACACCTGACGGAAAGAAAATGTTTCGCTTCAGTGCCGCAATTATCGGCGTGCTTCTCGTCCTGTTGGCGTTTGGTGCGTTCACCGCGGGTGATCCCAGACCAAGTGGGTAACCCGAAAACCGCGGGGTGGCCGGGCGGGGGTGCAGCCCCGACACCGGCCGTGGCTCCGCTCTCATGCAAGGGAGGAACCAAGATGAGACTATTGTTAACCTCAAGCCTTATGGCAACAGCTGTTCTGACAGGTGCCGCGCTGGCGGATGGACATCTGCCATTGAAAGAACTGCCCGATATCGCCGACCGGGACTACTGGGTTCCCGAGGAGGTGAATGCGGAAGGCAAACTGCCGGCGCTGCAAAAGGTTGTCGGCTCGGATGCGGTGGCGTTTTCCGGTACTTTGGAAAAGCCGGTCCAGATCGCTCTGATCTATCCCTCGGCCGACACATCCGACTTCTGGGCCCGCAATTTTCTCGCCCTGACCAAGCGTCTCGACGAGCTGGGCATCAAATATGAGACGACCGAATTTGCCTCACGGCAGATCGAGCACTCGTTGCAATCGACCTATGCCAACCAGGTGGAGCAGGATTCCGATCTCTACGACTACGTGATCTTCGGTCCATCCGAACTGGCGATCCAGGCCGACAATATCGACAAGCTTGCCGGCAATGATGGCTTCACGACCTATGTCTGGGCCTTTCACACGCCGCTGAAGGATCTGAAAAACCAGCCCGATGTGTGGTTTGATTTCTCATCGGCAGCCGGTGCGCTGGTCATGTGCGACTATATGCTCGATCGGTTGGGCAAGGATGTCACGATGGCCATGAACAGGGGCATTCCCGGTATCACCGACAATCAACGGTCCGGTGACTTCAAGGCCTGCGTTGAGGAAAAGGGCGGATGGAAAACCGCCTATGAGCACTATGGCGAATATCAGCGGGAAGGCGGCTTCGAGGGCACCACGCTGATCATGCAGTCCTATCCGGAAGCGACCGTCATCCATAACGCCAATACGGCGATGGCCATGGGGTCTGTTGAAGCCCAGGTCGCGCTCGACAAGTCCAAGGAGATTTTCTCCACCGGATGGGGCGGTACCGGCCTGGAACTCGATGCCATCCGCCGCGGCGAGCTCGATGCGACGCCGATGCGCATGGGCGACGATGTGGGGGCTGCGACCGCCGAAGCCATCAAGGCAGATCTTGAAGGCAGAGCCGAAGAGCTTCCGCTGGTATTCCTCGGACGTATCACCGTCGCGCATGACCAGATGAAGCCCGAGGAGCTTGATGCCCTGCAAAACGAGGCCTTCCGCTTCTCAGGTGTCGGTGCGCTCAGCCGTTGATTGCTGCCGGCTCGTTTGACGAGCGTTGAACGTGAACGCCCGCAATATCCACGAAGGTTATTGCGGGCGTCTCTTTGCTTTCATCCGGCCTGACACCTGTTGGTGGAGTGTCAGGTGCTCAGCCAGAGAAAGTCCGGGTGCACCGTGGTTTTCCAGACCCTTTTCGGTCCTGCCATGGCGTTGAGATAATAGAGTTCGCAGCCGTGAGGGGCGCAGACGGGGTGATACCCTTCGGGCACGATGATCAGATCCCCGTCTCCGGGTGTCATGGCCACGTCGAGGTCGCCCGAAGCATTGTAGACCCGTTGAAAGGCGAAGCCACTATCGGGCTCGATATGGTAGTAATAGGTTTCTTCCAGCCGGCTTTCTTCAGGCAGGTTGTCCTTATCGTGCTTGTGGGGCGGATAGCTTGAGGAGTTTCCCTCCGGCGTTATGGCCTCCAGAACGAGAAGACGATCGGCGATATCCTTTTCGGCAGGCATGAGATCGATCACATGGCGCACATTGCTGCCCGTGCCGCGCGTTTCAACGGCGACATCATCAGGTTTGACCATAAAAGGTTTGCGTTGATTTTGCGCGGGAGCAGAACAGACGGCTATCTCTGAATCTGCTTCCGCGGTCACACGCCAGCTCGATTTACAGGAAGCGTAGAAGGCCCAGGGTCTGCGATCAAACGGCGACGCCCGATAGTCGGTTTGTCCGACCGGCACACCGTCGCAGGCAAAGCCTATCTTCCCGGAAATCAGAACGATACACGTTTCCGTTGTATCGTTTGTGCTGTGCAGTTCCTCACCTTGCTTGAGCAGGTGAACGTCAAAGCCGAGATACTCCAACATACCTTCGGCGGGTGCGATACTTATAAGCTTTCCGGAGGATTTACCGGGGTCCGGGCATATATGCAGGGACTCTTTTGTCCACATGAAGCACCTTCAGGCTGTCGACGAAATGCGGAGACTAGGAACAGACGGCGCATTCGGTCATTTGCAAGCTAATCGGGTATAAACTGTATGTGCGCGCCTGAAATTTTGCAAGGCCTTGCAAATGTGTTTGTGATGACCCTTCCGCCACTTCAGGTGTTTTTCCGAGGCAATCACACCGGCGTCCATGCGCCGCCCTGCTTTGCCGATCTGGCGGCGGTGTCGATTACGCGAACCATGGCCGCACCGTCTTCGACGGTCGGGAAGTCGCCCGTTGCCGGACCAGGGCCCGCGATGGTCTCATGAAGCGAACGGTAGATGTTGCCGAATGCGCCGAACATGCCTTCAGCGTGTCCAATGGCGATACGACTTGCGGCCCTGGCCTTCGGGTAGAGTGCTTCGGACCCTCTTTCCAGGATCCGGGTAGGGCCATTGAGCGGCGTAAAATGAAGCTGATTTGGAAACTCCTGATGCCAGCTCAGTCCGCCTTTCGAGCCGAATACCCGGATACCGAAGCCGTGTACCTGGCCAATGGCTATGGCACTGGTCCACAGCCGCCCGACGGATCCGTTCCCGAAACGCAGGGCCAGTAGAGCGTCATCCTCCAGGGCCCGCCCGTCAACGCAATGATCAAATTGCGCCGACACTTCAGTAATCCTCTGGCAGGTGATGAACTCGGCCATGTGCAAGGCGTGAACCCCACAATCCGCGGTGATCGATGAAACGCCGGTCTGCTCGGGATCGTATCGCCACCGAATCCTCGGATTGTCGTTGTCGCTCTCGTCGGCATGAAACCCGTGTGCAAATTCCGAGAAAACAACCCGTATGTCCCCCAAATCGCCATTGCGGACCATTTCCCGGGCCTGGATGGCCATCGGATATCCGGAATAACCGAAATTTGTTGCGCAGATTTTGCCGGATTTCTCGGCGACGCGAACGAGGTCTTCGGCATCCCTGACCGTCATGGTCAACGGCTTTTCGCACAGTACGTTGAAGCCGGCGGAGAGAAACGCGCTGGCGATCTCGAAATGGGTGTGATTGGGCGTTGCAATGGTGACAAGATCGATCCGATCCTCGCGCCCGCTTTCGCTCTTCAGCATGTCTTGCCAGGTTCCATAGGCGCGGCTTTCGTCAATGCCGAGTTCCGTGCCATACGCCCGGCCCTTTTCCGGATCGATGTCGAGTGCGCCGGCGGCAAGTCGCCAGTGTCCATCCAATTGCGCGGCAATCCGGTGCGCGCCACCGATCTGACTTGCCTTACCTCCGCCGACGAGACCCCAGTTCATATCAATCTTCCTTTATCTGTGTCGTCAGGGTAGCCTTGCTTGCAAGGCCTTGCAAATCAAAAAACGGACATATATCAATTGATTGCAGCCCGTTACCGGAAAGGGGAGAGCGAGATGAAGTTGAGTCTGGTGTCTGACAGTCTGTCAGACCTTTCCCTTCACGGTCTGCTGGAAACCGCGACGCAATGCGGGCTTCAGGGCATCGAGTTTACCACCGGCAATTGGTCAACGGCCCCTCACTTTGATCTTGAAAAGCTTCTTGAATCGGCTGCGGCGCGGGACGCACTTGTGGCCAGCCTGTCCGATCGCGGTCTGGAGATTTCGGCGCTGAACTGCAACGGCAATCAGCTGCACCCGATTTCGGGGGATGCACATGACCGGGTGGTGAAGGACACAATCCGCCTGTCCGGCCTTTTGGGACTGGATACGGTTGTTTTGATGTCAGGCCTGCCGGCCGCCCATCCCGATGACAAAGTTCCCAACTGGATCACCTCGTCATGGCCGCCGGAAAATCAGAGCATGCTGGCTTGGCAATGGACCGAGAAACTCCTGCCCTATTGGCGCGGCCTGGTGCGGTTTGCAGAAGATCATGGCGTCAAATGTCTTGCCGTTGAAATGCATGGTGCTCAGCTTGTCTATTCACCTGCGACGCTGATGCAGCTCAGGCAGGAGATTGGTGATACCGTATGTGCCAATCTGGACCCCAGCCATCTGATGTGGATGGGCGCTGATGCGATCGCCGCGGCGGACTATCTGGGTTCCGCCATCGCTCATGTCCATGGCAAGGATACCTTCATCAACAAACCGCAGGCTGCCATTCGTTCACTTATGGAGAATGGGCCATTGGATTCTGCGGCGGGCAGAAGCTGGACGCACGCGACAATCGGTGTCGGCCATGACCAGAAATGGTGGACCGACTTCTTTTATCGCCTTGCGCTGAACGGCTATGACGGATGGATCAGCATCGAGCACGAGGATGCGACGATGTCGCGCAAGGAGGGGCTGCGGCGCGCTGTTGCCATGCTCAATGAAACGGCGCTGTTTGAAGCGCCAGACTATGTGGTTCAGTCGATCTGAGGCAGCGATTGGCGCTGCCTCAGGCGGCTTGATTTTGTAGCCTATTCGTCGCTTTCCGCAGGAAGCATAAGATATCGCTGGCGCGGCTTGTTGGCGAGATACTCTTCCCGCGCCTCATCGGTGCCGGGCGTCTCGGCCACCTGTGCGGTCGCCATATCCCACCATGAGCTTGAATATCCGGGAATACGCTCATGCCAGTCCGTGCGGACGTAGATCAGCGTTGATGTTGCGCTCTGCCGCGCGTCTGCGAGCGCTGCCCGCAGTTCGTCGCGTGTTTCGGCAACACGTGTGTCCATGCCCACGCCTTCTGCGATCTTGTAGAGATCCATGGTGATCGGCTGCCCGTCATATTGTCCCGATTGCGTGCGATAGCGATAATGACAACCGAAACCTTCCGAGCCGACTTGCTCGGAAACCCTGCCAACGGAAGAAAATCCCTGGTTGTCGATCAGGATGAAGATGACCTTGAGGCGTTCCTGGGTGGCAACGGATAGATCGGCCGGGTTCATCAGGAACGTGCCGTCTCCGACCATGCAGTAGACCTCGCGATCCGGGGCGGCCATCTTGGCGCCAATGGCGCCC
This portion of the Hoeflea prorocentri genome encodes:
- a CDS encoding sugar ABC transporter ATP-binding protein → MAAVGDGLFFDKIVKSFGGTHALRGVSLHVSRGEIVALLGENGAGKSTLIKVLGGIHTADSGEVRIDGQPYAHKPGSVNHKQAVAFIHQDLGLIEWMSVAENMALAQGFARKGGLIDWGSAARTAEHALAKVGCDFDPTMRISDLSRTEKSLVAIARALAVECDFLVLDEPTASLPADEVERLFEALRPLRDKGVGMIYVSHRLDEIFKIADRVSVLRDGQMVGLRDVEHTTPEELVNLIVGRKTRDIERPDVGSGRTLLSVSNMHTGGVGPVDFEMSQGEVVGIVGLRGAGHEAVGRALFGEGGYEGTILLEDSEPDLSSPRAAMKSGIGLVARDRVVESIAPTLSICENAYLNPEATGRAPLSFKTTASEEEAAQKMGAELGLSPNDPTLAIEALSGGNQQKVIVGRWLATKRKLLIAEDPTAGVDVGAKAEIYALLFEALSRGMGVLVVSTDFEEVANICHRAIVFSRGSVVDELEGVGLSTETLIQAASAGEAQVIKHKEDSHAVH
- a CDS encoding ABC transporter permease — its product is MQSIESNALEPTKAELRDLTLAQKLIRLAPTYGLVILTVFLLVLFSILLPNTFPTLLNLRAIISDKAIIAILSLAAMIPMAAGRIDLTVGYGIVLWHILAISLQTLYGIPWPVAVVIVLLLGCFVGFLNGLLVEIAKIDAFIATLGTGTVLYALALAHTGGRQMVGVLPDGFYAINGTFVFGLPITGFYVMAIVVALWLVLEYTPIGRYLYAIGANPRAAELNGIPTRKYVIGAFVTSGVMTALAGVLLASKLRIGQASVGLEFLLPALVGAFLGSTTIKPGRVNVWGTMVGVAILAIGISGIQQFGGSFWVEPMFNGVTLLVAIGIAGYAQRRKGAAKK
- a CDS encoding substrate-binding domain-containing protein: MLTGLGLTIAFAEMAFDGPSAGPKAAEGKTIVVLAADLKNGGILGVTNGVEEAAEKIGWTVRVLDGGGSVQGRTAAFGQAIALQPDGIVINGFDAVEQQAALDQVAAAKIPMVSWHSGPKIGCDAPGGIFANVSTDAMTVSEEAAKWAVGDAGGKPGVVIFTDSTYQIAIDKADRIKETIEEMGGTVLEYVDTPIADTSNRMGPLTTNLLQKYGDQWTHALAINDIYFDFMGPALAAAGIKGDGSPKAVAAGDGSESAFQRIATGQYQSITVAEPLNLQGWQLVDELNRAVQGEACSGYVTAPAVVNMEGAKAMGDSPIFDPDNGYRAAYGKIWGK
- a CDS encoding ATP-binding cassette domain-containing protein, producing the protein MQRPLVEMRGITKRFGGVTALSNVDLDAYAGEVLAIVGDNGAGKSTLIKILTGVYQPSSGTISLDGKQMVFSSHAEAIEQGIDAVYQTLALADHLSPPANMFLGNELTTQFLGLTVLDNKRMKSETERVLMERLGVRLKSLSVPTESLSGGQRQALAIARAVYHEGLRVLVMDEPTAALGPQETARTLKLIETLKAQGLAVILISHSLDDVFQVSDRIHVQRRGQCVGVVKTAESSNQDVLGLIVGAEEAA
- a CDS encoding ABC transporter permease — encoded protein: MPTIEAQKSFGDRLEPYVAIIGPMVMILAILLFMGVAEPARYFRFSNLNLILLDAALYMPMAMAMTFVITQRGIDLSIGSIAALSAIIMAFLIKQFGFSVYIAVPIAIALGALMGLINGLVITRFNVPDLIGTLAMDLVYRGFALVLAKGLVLARFPEFLTEIGRGQIPGFVPIPVLIGIATMIGGYLLLTRTYFGRYTIAIGSNPEAAQLTGISVNRHKVYAYVLCGASAALAGVMLTGKLNAIQATSAPYFNLHVIAAVVVGGTSLFGGRASMLGSFAGVLLLSMMINALVTLRIEFFWQSVASGVVIVSSVALYAWMQKKDRDGTGGWLAGLFTPDGKKMFRFSAAIIGVLLVLLAFGAFTAGDPRPSG
- a CDS encoding substrate-binding domain-containing protein; protein product: MRLLLTSSLMATAVLTGAALADGHLPLKELPDIADRDYWVPEEVNAEGKLPALQKVVGSDAVAFSGTLEKPVQIALIYPSADTSDFWARNFLALTKRLDELGIKYETTEFASRQIEHSLQSTYANQVEQDSDLYDYVIFGPSELAIQADNIDKLAGNDGFTTYVWAFHTPLKDLKNQPDVWFDFSSAAGALVMCDYMLDRLGKDVTMAMNRGIPGITDNQRSGDFKACVEEKGGWKTAYEHYGEYQREGGFEGTTLIMQSYPEATVIHNANTAMAMGSVEAQVALDKSKEIFSTGWGGTGLELDAIRRGELDATPMRMGDDVGAATAEAIKADLEGRAEELPLVFLGRITVAHDQMKPEELDALQNEAFRFSGVGALSR
- the iolB gene encoding 5-deoxy-glucuronate isomerase → MWTKESLHICPDPGKSSGKLISIAPAEGMLEYLGFDVHLLKQGEELHSTNDTTETCIVLISGKIGFACDGVPVGQTDYRASPFDRRPWAFYASCKSSWRVTAEADSEIAVCSAPAQNQRKPFMVKPDDVAVETRGTGSNVRHVIDLMPAEKDIADRLLVLEAITPEGNSSSYPPHKHDKDNLPEESRLEETYYYHIEPDSGFAFQRVYNASGDLDVAMTPGDGDLIIVPEGYHPVCAPHGCELYYLNAMAGPKRVWKTTVHPDFLWLST
- a CDS encoding Gfo/Idh/MocA family protein; translated protein: MNWGLVGGGKASQIGGAHRIAAQLDGHWRLAAGALDIDPEKGRAYGTELGIDESRAYGTWQDMLKSESGREDRIDLVTIATPNHTHFEIASAFLSAGFNVLCEKPLTMTVRDAEDLVRVAEKSGKICATNFGYSGYPMAIQAREMVRNGDLGDIRVVFSEFAHGFHADESDNDNPRIRWRYDPEQTGVSSITADCGVHALHMAEFITCQRITEVSAQFDHCVDGRALEDDALLALRFGNGSVGRLWTSAIAIGQVHGFGIRVFGSKGGLSWHQEFPNQLHFTPLNGPTRILERGSEALYPKARAASRIAIGHAEGMFGAFGNIYRSLHETIAGPGPATGDFPTVEDGAAMVRVIDTAARSAKQGGAWTPV
- a CDS encoding sugar phosphate isomerase/epimerase family protein, whose amino-acid sequence is MKLSLVSDSLSDLSLHGLLETATQCGLQGIEFTTGNWSTAPHFDLEKLLESAAARDALVASLSDRGLEISALNCNGNQLHPISGDAHDRVVKDTIRLSGLLGLDTVVLMSGLPAAHPDDKVPNWITSSWPPENQSMLAWQWTEKLLPYWRGLVRFAEDHGVKCLAVEMHGAQLVYSPATLMQLRQEIGDTVCANLDPSHLMWMGADAIAAADYLGSAIAHVHGKDTFINKPQAAIRSLMENGPLDSAAGRSWTHATIGVGHDQKWWTDFFYRLALNGYDGWISIEHEDATMSRKEGLRRAVAMLNETALFEAPDYVVQSI